One genomic window of Gossypium hirsutum isolate 1008001.06 chromosome D11, Gossypium_hirsutum_v2.1, whole genome shotgun sequence includes the following:
- the LOC107911768 gene encoding cystinosin homolog, whose product MASWNSIPLEITYDTFGWLAFFSWSISFYPQVILNFRRKSVVGLNFDFVLLNLTKHSSYMIYNVCLYFSPVIQRQYFEKYGSGEMIPVAANDVAFSIHAVLLTAITLFQIVIFDRGTQKVSKISVGIVIAVWLIAAICFFIALPSQSWLWLISIFNSIQVFMTVVKYIPQAVMNFARKSTDGFSIGNILLDFVGGLANYAQMAVQSIDQNSWVNFYGNIGKTLLSLVSIFFDIIFMCQHYLLYPAKKATFRSKLEREGKEPLVKSLEETASENV is encoded by the exons atggcTTCTTGGAATTCAATTCCACTGGAAATCACGTACGACACTTTTGGTTGGCTAGCCTTTTTTTCGTGGTCCATTAGTTTCTACCCTCAAGTCATCTTAAATTTTCGAAGAAAAAG CGTTGTTGGGTTGAACTTTGATTTCGTGCTGCTGAATTTGACAAAACACTCCTCTTATATGATCTACAACGTTTGCCTTTACTTCAGCCCTGTTATTCAGAGGCAATACTTTGAGAAATATGGCTCTGGAGAG ATGATCCCAGTAGCTGCTAATGATGTCGCGTTCTCAATACATGCTGTTTTGTTGACGGCTATTACTTTGTTTCAAATTGTGATTTTTGAT CGTGGGACGCAAAAGGTTTCTAAGATTTCTGTGGGAATTGTCATTGCTGTGTGGTTAATCGCCGCCATTTGTTTCTTCATAGCATTGCCTAGCCAATCATGGCTTTGGTTAATCTCCATCTTTAA CTCGATACAAGTTTTCATGACGGTGGTCAAGTATATTCCCCAG GCAGTCATGAACTTTGCACGAAAGAGTACAGATGGGTTCAGCATCGGAAACATTTTGCTTGATTTTGTTGGAGGATTGGCAAATTACGCACAGATGGCTGTACAGTCTATAGATCAAA ATTCTTGGGTGAACTTTTATGGAAATATAGGGAAGACATTGCTTTCTTTG GTATCCATATTCTTCGACATTATTTTCATGTGTCAACATTATTTGTTGTATCCTGCTAAGAAAGCAACCTTTCGTTCTAAACTTGAACGAGAGGGCAAGGAGCCACTTGTCAAGTCTCTCGAAGAAACCGCCTCGGAAAATGTGTAA